Proteins encoded in a region of the Passer domesticus isolate bPasDom1 unplaced genomic scaffold, bPasDom1.hap1 HAP1_SCAFFOLD_146, whole genome shotgun sequence genome:
- the LOC135291924 gene encoding zinc finger protein 3-like translates to LVVHEQVPDGEKPHKCLECGKSFKWNSHLIIHQRSHTGERPYECDQCRKRFHSSSNLLMHQRTHTEERPFRCPDCGQGFRHNSHLVLHRRIHTGERPHECEECGKSFRQSSTLIQHQRTHTGERPHECGECGKRFRHLSSLIVHQKIHTGERPYECSKCGKGFRIRSHLLQHYQSHTEERPFCCPDCGKGFRHNSHLVTHRRIHTGERPYECPQCGKSFSSSSHLTQH, encoded by the coding sequence ctggtggtccatgagcaggttcctgatggggagaagccccacaagtgcttggagtgtgggaagagcttcaagtGGAACTCCCACCTGATCATCcaccagaggagccacactggggaacggccctacgagtgtgaccagtgcaggaagaggtttcataGCAGCTCAAATCTCCTCATGCAccagcgcacgcacacagaggagaggcccttccgctgccccgactgcgggcagggcttcaggcacAACTCCCATCTTGTCctgcaccggcgcatccacactggggagaggccccacgagtgtgaggaatgtgggaagagcttcaggcagagctccaccctgatccagcaccagaggacccacactggggaacggccccatgagtgtggggagtgtgggaagagattcAGACATCTCTCCAGCctgattgtccaccaaaagatccacactggggagaggccctacgaatgttccaagtgtgggaaggggtttcggatccgctcccatctcctccagcactatcagagtcacacagaggagaggcccttctgctgccccgactgcgggaagggattcaggcacaactcccacctcgtcacccaccggcgcatccacaccggggagaggccctacgagtgtccccagtgtgggaagagcttctccagcagctctcacttgacccaacac